Within Ovis aries strain OAR_USU_Benz2616 breed Rambouillet chromosome 3, ARS-UI_Ramb_v3.0, whole genome shotgun sequence, the genomic segment TTTAAACTGAGTATCTGGGGCGTCCCTGGCAGTCtcgtggtgaagaacctgcctgccactgcagggcaCAAGTcggatccctggttcaggaggatcccacacgccacggagCATCTAAGCCCAAGAACTGCAGTGACTGAGCCGGAGCGCCTGGAGCCCGGCGCCACGGCCGGAGAGGCCACCGCACTGAGGATCCCGAGCTCTGCGACCAAGGGGAGACCCCGCTCGCCCCCACCGgagaagcccgtgtgcagcaaggGAGACCCGGCAGAGCCGAAACGACAACAGTGATGAGAAAGAGCAGCCAAACTCAGCGCCAGGGTGAGCCTGCTGACAGCTCGGATTCTCAAAGACCCCGTCCTCTGTGGACACGCAGGTGGTGAACGTCAGGCGCTCGCCCCCAGGGCTctccccgcctcccaccccatccctgctgCTAGGGCTTCTGCCGTGGGGTGGGGTCTCCCCCCGTCCTTGGCGTTAAGGGGAGTGAACATGTGGCCGCAGCGTGCAGCTGGGCAGCGAGAGGGGCCCCCGTATTCAGTCATTCCTctctggctgtgccgggtctcccTTGCCCTGCAGGCTTTCCTCCAGCTGCAGCGCGCGGGCGCCGCCCTCTCCTTGCTGCGCGTGTGGCTCCTCTTGCTGAGCACCGGCCCTAGGGCGCTCTAGGCTTCAGTCGTTCcggttcccaggctccagagctcaggctcagtagctgtggaatccgggcttagttgctccggaCCCCCCCAGAGCAGGGAGTGGGTCCGTgtcccccacactggcaggcCCTCCTCGGCAGGCCTCGGGGCTTTCGGCTTGCTCTGGCCACACGCCCTCCCCAGCCTCTTCCTGCGGGTGGGGGTGCGTCGGCCGCCCGGAGCTCTGTGACCCTTGGACGCGAGGCGGGGCCAGGACCAGTGGAGGGGCTGGACTGCGGCTGCGGATGAAGCCGTGCTCCCGCCGCCCCCACTGCGGCTCCCCTCCTGAAAGAAGCTGACTGGTTTGGGCCGTGCTGGGCCCACGtggctgtgtgcgggctttctcgaGCTGTACGCGCGGGCTCCAGCCCGTGTCCTCTGCTCTGGCAGGCGGGCTCCAACAGGCAAGTGCCACTCCAGCCCCTTTGCGGACAGGCTGCAGGGCACCTCCCACCCTGGCCCCAGGGTGCACCAGTGTTGACCATGTTGGGGGGCGGCAAGTGGGAAAACAAAAGCTTTTATGCATTCTGGTTTGCGGGCAATCTCGGGATGGGCCCACGCTATCAGGGTTATGTCCAGGTCGTGAAAACCAGGCATGCCTGCAGTGCCCGGGGAGCAGCCAGAACAGGGGTGGGGAGGCTgagggggaggaaggtgggaagggtCTGGGGGGCGGCGATGGGGCCAGGAGCAGAGAGGTGCCCGCGGCTGTCCTCGATGGCAAGGGTGGAAGCCTGGCAGGTCCCAGACGCTGGGTCCTCACGTCAACATCCTGCAAAGGCCACTCCGCACAGGACAGACCACATCAACTGAGGTGTGAGCAGTGCTTGATTTATTAGCATTAAAAAACCCAGTTCATATATACAAAACAAACTGATTTCTGTTGTCAAGTGTTAAAAGCActcctttaaaattaaatacagctTAAAGCATGGGTTAATGAGTTGGTTTCCTGGGAAGCACTTCAGTGAATGAATATTTGCCAACGGAAACATCAGACTCACACCACGTGGGCACCAGGGGGTCACGGGATCCACAGGGCTGTTCATCACAGCGTCAACCCCGGACACTGTAGGTGCCGCACACGTCCCCAGTGGGTATTCCCGCTAAGACCCAGGGCGGGGGCACGACCTGTGAAAATTCACTGGCACGTTAGAGTAACGACCAACGTCAGCGGCAACTTAAACCTCGCGCCAGGCCCGCCGCAGCTGCACCGATGAGCTGTGACGCCCGGGGTGGTCGGTGAAGGTTCGCTGGACAATGGTGTGTGAACGTCCATGCTCGGCCGTGGGCCCCGCGGCAGCTGAGCAGCAGAAGGCACAGGGAACCAGGCTGGTCCCAGCTGTGCGCGGCACCGTCAGGCACCGAGAACACGGGGTGGACGGGCGCCCCGGCCCGCTGCTGGAGCCCACCCCCAGCccgcccagcccccgcccccggcgGGCTTGGTCCTCAGGACTCCGGGCACCAGCCGCTCTGTGGGCACCGATGAGGATGAGGACAGTGGACACACACGGGCTGGCTGAGACCATCTGGAGCTGTGACTGAACGTGAAGGATGGCAGCTTCCGCATAAAAAGGGGTTTACTGAGCTGGTGGACTTGTGTCAGAACTGAGGAGGCCTGGACACTCAGCAACAGAGGCTCCAGGTGTGAACGGCTGGCCGGCGGTCTCCCTGGGGGCCTCGGTGTGCGCCCCGGGGGGCTGGTTTGCTCGCCGGCCTTTGTGCTTAGAAACGCTTTTCTGCTTGAGGACCCCGGCGGACCTCTGCGGGGGAGGCGGGGGCTCTTTCACTTGAGGAGTGCTGCCCGCAGCGCCCTGACAGGGACGGCCGGGGCGTCTGGTGAGTCTCGGGCAGGGCTCTGGTGGCTGCCTTCCCAGGGCTGGCACTGCGGTCGCAGCAGGCCACGTCCACCAGCGGTCGGCCCTGAGCACGGGGATGCGCGGAACCGGGTCTGCTCATCCAAGACTTGTGCGGAGCCCACGGAAAACCGCTGCGAGGAATGCCCTGCAGGATCCAACAGCGGCGTTCACCCAAAATAGTTTTTACAGCActttaaataatttacaaaaaagGCTACAAAAATCATATTTACCAGGACACATCTGTTAAATAAAAACACGGTTTCACGTTAGTGTACACATGTACAGGCCGCACAGGGACCCCCAGGGCCCCTGTTCCACCAGGACCGTGGCTGCAGGGCCCGCACGCACGCGGCGCTCACAGCTGCAGCACTGGGCCCTGGACCGCGGGCCCGCTGCCCTCCTCCACCGACGTGTCGCTGAGCTCGCTGGCGTCGCTGCCCAAGGCCTCCGGCTCCTCCTCGTCTCTGTCCAGCCCCCTGCGCCCAAACCGCAGGTCCAGGACACCCTCTTCTGGCCCCGAGCCCCTCCTGTCGGACAGGCCGAGCCCTGCCCGGGGCTTCCTACAAGGCCAGCGGCTGCTTTCCTTCACCAGCAGGCGCGGGCTTCCAAACACCGGGCTGCAGGTGGCCTGGGCCTCCCGGAAGGCCGAGAAGGACGGGCCCTGCAGCGGCAGGCCCAGACCAGGGCTGAAGAGGCCGGTCTGCTTGGCGCCCCAAGGCACGCTCTTCCCGAAATGGAATAGCTGCGTGGAGAGCAGCGGCGAGAAGCCGGCAAAGGGCAGGCCCCTCCGGGGGTCTGTGGCGAGGCTGGGTGAGCCCCGGGCCTGGCCCcctggccccttctccttctggccGCCAAGGCCCCCTCTCCACGCAGCCACGTCCCTGCCTTCCGGGCCCAGTACCCAGGTGCTCTGCAGCCGGCTCTGGGGGGTGAGGTCAGGCCAGGGGAGGGTGAGGCCGGCCCGGGGTGCCCCGTCCCGCTGGGAGCCCAGGGTCTGTGCCAGCGAGCCTCGGCCCTCTGCCCGGGCGCCAGCCTCTACGCGGCTAGGGAGCTGGCCGAACGTGCCCTCCCCTGTAACCCCGTCGGGCCCCCTGGGGCCCGGGTCTCTGGGGGCACAGATGTTTCTCCTTGGAGCCGGCGCCCCTTTGGCAGGGGCAGGCCCGCTGGTGCTTCTGGGTGGCGCCAACTCGCACCGGGCCAAGGTGGCCGGGGGACAGGGCTGCTCAGGGTGCAGGCTGCTCCCCCCGCCTGGAGCAAGGGCTGTTCCTGGCCCCCGGGGTCCCTCGGCCCCCAGCAGCGGGGCCCCCCTGACCCTCTGGCTCCTCGTGCACGTGCCAGGCTGGGCAGCAGGGCCATGGGGCAATGCTTTCCTGCCCGGGAGCTCTGGCCTGGCCCCAGTCAGTGTTCCCAGGGCGGCTGGGCCCCCTCCTGGAATTTCTGATCCGCTCATGGACTCCTTGGCCTTTTCGGCCAAAAACTTCCTGATCTCCAGCTCGATGCTGTCGTCGCTGTCCACGGAGCTGCTCTCATCAGACAGGGAGCTGGGGCTTTCGGTGGCACCAGGAGGCTCGCGGGCTGCCGACTCCCTGGAGAACGGGCCACCGGGCGCAGCCTTGCCCCGGGTCCAGGGTGCTGAGGGGCCCGAGGGCGCGTCCTCTGGCCCTGAGCCGTCCGCCTTCGCCCTTGCTGTTTCCCGGCAGGGGACGTGCAGGGGTCTCCCCGGGCTCTCCCTGCCGTCCCTTCTGGACTTGGAGAGACAGCTTTTCAGCAGATGGGGGCTTCGGTCTCTCCAGTCTTTCTGGAAGCCCCCCAGTTTGTCCAGGAACTGTGTCTCCGTGGTGCTAAAACGGACCCTCTTCTTGCAGCCAGCCCGGGGGTCCCTGCACCGCTTCCGGAGCCGCCGCTTGGAGCGCAGCAGGTCCTTGATGGCCGTGTCCAGGTCCTCGTCGCTATCCAGCGAGCTGCTCTTCTCCTCGGAGCTCGCCTGTCTGTCCCCGTGCCTCCCCTCGGCCGTCTGCCCGGGGCCAGGTGGTGCGGCTCCCAGTGAGTCCGGGGCCCCGAGCTCATCGCCCGGCCCGCCCGTCTTGAAGGGGAGAGGCTGGCTTCGGCTCTCGCTCTCCCTCCTGGGGGCCTCGGGGGCTCGCCCCTGGCCAGGCTGCACCCGGCCCTGGCCGCGCTCGGCGTCCTGGGCATCCTGCGTCTCGGCCGTGTCCCTGGGCCGCCTGGGCGTGCAGGGCGTCCTGCTGCGCCTCCTCCTGCAGCCTGGGGACGGGTCTGGAGTGTCAGGGGCTGGGGCGCTGAGGCTGGGCGGTGGCGGGCTGTGGGCGGGCCGGGCGCAGGTCTCCGTGTGGGGCAGCGGGCCCCCCGACTGCGCCTTCAGGGCCAGGAACGTCCGGATCTCCCGCTCGATGCTGTCATCACTGTCCACGGCGCTGGTGTCGCTGTCGGGGCCCTGGCGCAGCGGGCTGGTGGGTGCGGGCCTTTCCCCACCGTCCACGGGGGCTGGCAGGATGGTCTTGGAGATGTCCAGGATGGCCTCGGCACACATCAGCTCGGCAGACGTGTCTGCCCGGCGTGGGGACCCGTCCAGGCCCAGGCTCTCAGCAGCCACGCTCCCCGGAGGCACGGGAGCCGTGGTTTCCCTGGGGGGCCTGGGCGGGTGCTCAGGGTCTGGGCTGCCCGGGCCGAGGTCCGTAGCCTTGGGGGCCGCTGGCTTCTTCTTGCCGGGGGTTTTGCTGTGGGCCTCGGGCCAGGGCCCCCTCAGGCTGTGGGGCCCCTTCTCCTCCGTGGGCAGGGGCCCCTGCTGGCCCCGGGCCTCCCTCCGCTGCTCCCGCTGGTATAGCCGGATGGCCTCCTCGATGCCGTCGTCGCTGCTCGAGTCAGGCTCCTCATGCACCAGGGCGGCGCTCCGTGGCCGCCTGCCCTTCCGCGTGGAGCCCGCGCCCCTGCGGACCCCACCTTTACCCGGCGCGGCCTCTGCAGGGGGCCCCgcagtggcagcagcaggtgGCTCGGTGGCGACCTTGCACCTGAGGCCTCTGGGCAGTGCGGTGGCCTTCGAGGACCTGGGCAGCTTCCGGAAGACGAGCTCCTTGCCGGCGCCCGGCAGGTCCTGCTGCGGTGCCCTCAGTGGCGGCTCTCCGCCAGGCCTGCAGGTGGTTCTGGCCAGGCTGTCACTGGGGTCTGCCTTTCTGCTGGCAGCGAGGCCACCTTTCTGGGTCTCGTGCAGCCTCTTCTCGCTCAGGAACTGTTCGATCTCCGCCTGGATGCTCTGCTCGAAGGAGTCATCGCTGCTCACGCTGAGCGGGGAGGCGGAGCCCCGGACAGGGCCGGGGCCAGCTGCAGGGTCTGGGGGACACGGGGTGGCTGGGGCGCCGCTCAGAGGTGGCTCTGGTCTGCACCGACGGGCTGCGTCCCCGGCTGCAGGCGGTGGGGCGGCCCCGCTCTTGGCCCTCAGGTACTCCTGGATGGCTTCCTCGATGTCCCGGTCCACCGAGTCGTCGCTGTCCGAATCTGGCACCAGGGGCCCGAGGCTGGAGGCCTCCTCCTCCCGCTTGGGGTCAAGACCCACAGCAAGACCACAGGCCGCAAAGGCGGGGCTGGCAGCCAGCAGGGCACCCCGGCCCCTCTCTGCCCTCTGGCTTCCCGGCCGGGCATGCTCGCCACTCATGCCCAGGGCTGCCTTGTCGCCCTGAAGCCTGCTGATGGCCATCTGCACCTGGGCGCTCGCCGCCGCTCTCGagctgccctctctgggctctGAGAAGCATCGGGGAAACCTACAGCTCCCGGGCGGGCCGAAGGCCTCCCACGCGGACCGCAGGGCCAGCACAGGAGGCGCGTTCATGAGAAACATCCTAGCGGGCGGCGCGCAGAGGTGGGGCTTTGCTTCTCTGCCCGCTTCACATCCTGCGGGGGGGCACGCCGGGCGGGCGCCCCGGGTCAGGTCGCACGGGAGCCACGGGCCTGGCGAAGGTCCGGCCGGCCGTGGGCCCCCGGGCCTCAGCTTCCTCGGCTGTACGGGGCGGGTGGCCGAGGAGACTCATGAGAAAACGCTTCCAAGCCCCCTGGGCCGAGCTCGTGGAAGCTGACGCGGGTGTCCTTCCATCATCCCCCCGACCATCTTCTCCGGTGAAGGAGCAGAGGCGGAGTTTACCTTCCGAAGTCGTCAAGAGGGGGTGACGGGACGAAGGCGCAAAGCTTCTGGCCGGGTGGAACTGCCGACTAGTGGGAGTCAGGCTCAGCGACACATCACGGGTTCGTTGGCTCTTGACACAAACTAGCAGCTCCTGAAAAGAGAAGTTACGAGATGTGAGCACCTAAGCGCCTTTGGAGAGTTATGGACACAAAAGCCTTTCTACTGGAGAAGCCTGGATGTGTGTTTGCCAGATGATCTCAGGGGACCGTACGGCTATTTGCATGTAATTAGCACAGACACTGCCCCAAACAGTCACGTGCCCTTCCTCACGCTGTGTGGCTTCTCTGCTTTCTGAATCTCAGTCCAAGCATGGCTGGGCTGGCAGAACCGCTGGGCTGCCCTTGGGAACACAGTGCGGACTTGCTCCCAGAGGCCTTGGCGGTCTGGGACCACCACCATGGCGGGCACATGGAGCAGGCTGTACACAGAGGATTAGCAAGACGCAAGATACACCACCACTATCAGTTCTGAACACGTCTCTCCGACCTCTCCTGACCCCCCCCAAACTGGAACGCACAGTGACCGAGAGTCAAGAGGAGAGCTTGGCAGCGCTCCTGGAAGCAGGGAAATTGAGTTCCAACCCCAAACAGTGCCGGGCAAGGCTGTCGCTGCCtgggagcctgggggtgggggtggccggAAGTGGCCTGGGTGTTTGCTTTGCTCCCTGCAGCTCCTTCTCCCGGAGGAGCTTCCTTCCTGACGAGCACAGAGTCCTGTGTTTACACACCACAGTCCTTTCCAAGAAAGCCTGGCCCGGCCACCTAGGCACAGGCGTGCCCAAACAGGTGTGACGAGCAATTAACCAGAGGGCGTGACCAATTCAGAAGGAAGTCCTTTGCTACGGATATTTATGCTCAAAAAGTGAGACTTCAACGTCAAAGACTTTGCTGCAATTACCTGTGTGTGATTCCTTCAAGTCCAGGTTCAGTGTAACGTCTGCAGAACAGTTCAAGGACTGGGTCTTCATCTCCCTACGTGTACTCTGTAGCGTCTTGggcccactttttaaaaagacttttgacTGTCAGGATTAAAAAGAATCAGAGACTTAATTCAGAGGCTGAAACTATCGCTGGTAAATGTTTTGGGGGAAAGAAAGTGCATTAATTTAAGGGCTCGAAATTCAATTTTGGAAGAACTTACCCTGAGGCCAAATACAGTTAACCACAATAGTTCCAACTGCCCTGAGCCATCGGTCTGATGTACCAGGACATGCATAGCTGGGGACGTGAGAAGCCACTTCTAAGTCCTCAGATGGAGCCCCACCACAGCAGGTGGTCTTTCCCGCAACACCACCCTCCGAGGAGATCCCCCGCTAAGGACAGTGGGAGCCGGCAACGCCGAGGGGGAGGGCTCTTCCACTGGGCTGTGTCCACCTCACTGCCCTGGTATTATTCAAGCTGCCCTGGTAAAATAACAGCGTACAAGACATTCCCAGAGGCCTTCTCGAGAGTCTAGACCAGGAATGTTTACTTGCTGAACAGCACTGCCGTCTGAAGAAGCGCCTGGGGACGGATCCCAGTGACTTCTACTCCAGGCAACAGACAGCACGGGAGGGAACGCTCCTCTCTGCTCCTCACCTTGACTGTGGTCACTGCTTCGAAATGCGGTCTCCAGCTCGGACTCCCAGGGAGTGGTTTTCTGAACTGTCAGATTATCTAGCCCAAGAATGAGGTTAAAAATTCAGAGGGTGTCTCCAGCGACAGCTTGGCTTGTGGCTTTAAAACAATGGGCTACATAAGATGAATCATTCTGGAAAACCCCCTCAACTGTACTTTGGGGGACTGCGGGCTGAAGCCAGGGGGCTCCCACTTTTGTCAGACTGCTAGCCTGCACCCCAAGATCCCTGGAACCAGGTCTGGAGGGTGACTGTGGGGGCCCCAAAGCCGCGTGGTGCCAGAGTCTGAACCGTGCTGGGGGCCCTGGACCTCTCTCTCTAGACAGACACCTCCTGTCTCcaggagggctgctgctgctgctaagtggcttccgtcgtgtccgactctgcaaccccagagacggcagcccaccaggctccgccatccctgggattctccaggcaagaacactggagtgggttgccatttccttctccactccagGAGAGCAGAACCTCACTAATGCTTATCCCTGGACAAGCCTGGTTCCCTGCATGGATGCCCAGCACAGCCCTGGGTTCCCCACAGTGCTGTGCACCCCTGGCTGACCCCCTGGGGTAGGGAGCTGAGGGTCAGGGTTACAAAGCCCAGGAGGGCCTCTCCGGATTGCTGGCCTGAAGTGGGTGTGGGCTGGAATTTCGGCCGGGCTTGCCAGAAGGCGAGGCTTGACAACACAGCAAGGACGGCTCCAAGCAAAGCTGCAGGGCCGCTGTCTGTGGCTGGAGGGCCGCAGGCAAGGAGAGACCCTCGGCTGGCCCTGCCCGCCCTTTGCTCCCGGCCTAGGGGCGCTCACCCCCAGCGCGGCCTCTGCCAGGAGGCATCCCTGTAACCGGAGCAGCGACCCGGTCCTCCAGCAGGGAGGGGTTGGGCTGCGCCCCGGCTTTATATTCTGGGCTCCGTGGTTTGGGGGCGAGGGGCTGGCCGGGAagccggggcgggggaggggacccTCCCGGAAGCTGCGTGGGGCGGGACGCGGGGCGCGATCTCTGCGGGAGGGCTGAGCGCGGGACGCCCTCCCCGCCGCCGGCCCTCACCTGGCCTCACCTGGGCCCCGCGCCCGGCCGGCTTCGAGGAACGCGGGCGCGCGCCGACGGGGGCCCGGGCCAGGAGCTGCCTCTGGGGCCGCGGTGACTAGCCGGCGCCCGGCCGAGTCCACGCCGCCCGCGGCGGCCCCTTCCCCGGCGGCCCGGCGCCGCGGAGCGGCCTGCGCGCCCGCCCTCCGGCCCGGCCCCCGCCGCGCACTCGGCCCTGCGCCGGCCCCCAGCCCTCGCCCGCGTCGGCCCCGGGGCGGCGGCGGGGTCCCGGGCCGAGGGGCGGGCTGCGGGCGCCGGGGGCGCGCGGGCGGGCGGGGCGCGCGCAGGGCGGGGCGGCCCCGGAGCCCCATCCCCGGACCTAccggcggcggcggggcggcggcggccgcgctCCGGAAGCCGTGCCCGGTGGCTGGGCATCATGGGAATGGCACGGCCGAGTTCCGGGGGAGGCGCGCGGCCCGGCCGGACCCCCGCCCGGCGAGCGCGCGCCCACCTGCCGGCCGCGCCGCGGAGGAGCCGCGGGAGCCGCGCGCCGCCCCCGCGCCCGCCCGGCGCCCGCGCCcggcgccccgcgccccgcgccggCCCCGCCCGGAGGCGGCCCGCGCCTCGGGAGACGCCCCCCGCCTCCCGGCTCCGGCCGGGCCCCGGAGGGCGCCGGGGCGCTCGGAGTGAGCAGCCGGCTTGAGGTCTGACCCCCGCCCGCTCCCGGCCAGAGGCGGGGCCCTCCGGCGCTGCGGGGCCCCTCTCCCCGGGGGCCGCCAGCTGCTGGGCGCTGAGTCGGCGGCCGGGTCGGCAGACACCGCCCTGCCGCCGCGGTCCCGGGGCGGGGGACGTGCAGGCCGGGAGGGCGTGGGCCCCCGCCGGGCGCGCGGACGGGCTGCTTTGCGGCTGGTGGTCTTCCTGTGGTCAGCGCGGTGACCGGAAACTCCTGCCCGGCCCGGCGCCGCCGTGTGCCGAGCCCCgtgccccctcctcctccgcgCTGGCGGAGGGGGTTCCTCGAGTCTGCACAGAGCTCCAGTCTGGCCCCCCCGGGAAGCCGCCGGCCCCTGTGCGTCCCCTCACCCGCTCCCCGCTCCCCTGCCAGCACCCCGGGCTCTGGGCTGCGCGTCCAGCCTTCTC encodes:
- the PPP1R26 gene encoding protein phosphatase 1 regulatory subunit 26; the protein is MFLMNAPPVLALRSAWEAFGPPGSCRFPRCFSEPREGSSRAAASAQVQMAISRLQGDKAALGMSGEHARPGSQRAERGRGALLAASPAFAACGLAVGLDPKREEEASSLGPLVPDSDSDDSVDRDIEEAIQEYLRAKSGAAPPPAAGDAARRCRPEPPLSGAPATPCPPDPAAGPGPVRGSASPLSVSSDDSFEQSIQAEIEQFLSEKRLHETQKGGLAASRKADPSDSLARTTCRPGGEPPLRAPQQDLPGAGKELVFRKLPRSSKATALPRGLRCKVATEPPAAATAGPPAEAAPGKGGVRRGAGSTRKGRRPRSAALVHEEPDSSSDDGIEEAIRLYQREQRREARGQQGPLPTEEKGPHSLRGPWPEAHSKTPGKKKPAAPKATDLGPGSPDPEHPPRPPRETTAPVPPGSVAAESLGLDGSPRRADTSAELMCAEAILDISKTILPAPVDGGERPAPTSPLRQGPDSDTSAVDSDDSIEREIRTFLALKAQSGGPLPHTETCARPAHSPPPPSLSAPAPDTPDPSPGCRRRRSRTPCTPRRPRDTAETQDAQDAERGQGRVQPGQGRAPEAPRRESESRSQPLPFKTGGPGDELGAPDSLGAAPPGPGQTAEGRHGDRQASSEEKSSSLDSDEDLDTAIKDLLRSKRRLRKRCRDPRAGCKKRVRFSTTETQFLDKLGGFQKDWRDRSPHLLKSCLSKSRRDGRESPGRPLHVPCRETARAKADGSGPEDAPSGPSAPWTRGKAAPGGPFSRESAAREPPGATESPSSLSDESSSVDSDDSIELEIRKFLAEKAKESMSGSEIPGGGPAALGTLTGARPELPGRKALPHGPAAQPGTCTRSQRVRGAPLLGAEGPRGPGTALAPGGGSSLHPEQPCPPATLARCELAPPRSTSGPAPAKGAPAPRRNICAPRDPGPRGPDGVTGEGTFGQLPSRVEAGARAEGRGSLAQTLGSQRDGAPRAGLTLPWPDLTPQSRLQSTWVLGPEGRDVAAWRGGLGGQKEKGPGGQARGSPSLATDPRRGLPFAGFSPLLSTQLFHFGKSVPWGAKQTGLFSPGLGLPLQGPSFSAFREAQATCSPVFGSPRLLVKESSRWPCRKPRAGLGLSDRRGSGPEEGVLDLRFGRRGLDRDEEEPEALGSDASELSDTSVEEGSGPAVQGPVLQL